TTTGTAAATATGAAGCCCACATTAGTATCTGGTTTGTTCCAGATATTGATTATGTCTCAATTTCAATCCAAATACAGATACGAGATTTTCCTAGATCTCCCTAAATTAGCCTAATCAGATACTCTTGGGCAGTAGCATGTTAATGACAGAGAATAAGGGTCAAGCTATGACCAGTGCAAGAGTTGATAGACAGTCATGTCTGGGAGTTGGTGATACTTATCAGAGATGTAAGTTTCCTATTATGTAAGATCTGTTGTCTCATTCTAAGTAATATTATTCTAAGTAATAACATTCTAAGTAATgttattttccatgtttttttaaTGGATATACTATCTTCTCAGGATGAATATAAAgtataaattttatgttatatatattaaTGATGGATAACCTGAACATGAATTTATAATAGAAATCATAAACAAGGAAGACATATAACGAGAGAGGAAAAACCTGCAAAATAATGCTGAAAGAGATTcagtcttttgcttgtatatggCAAAGCTTGATATTGTTAAGCTGGTAGGAGTCTCAAGATGATCTGCAGTTTCAATATAATATATGCCAAAATCTTAGTTGGTTTTGCAGGAATGTTGAGCATGACTTTAagatatctttaaatatttaagaaataacaGAGAAGACAATGGTGAAAAGTAATAAAATCAGAGGCTTTGTAGCTCTCAACCATAAAATAGTGCATACCACAAGGGTCTTGCAAGTTTAGAATTAGAACAACACACATATACTGTCTTAGAATTCAATTCCAAATGTCcatatgtatttataatattGTAAGCCTAGTAATTTATGATTAGTTAATTGTTTCCCAAAGAAAACTCGGTGGAGAAAGAATACAGTATTTTAAACATAGCACTATCATATTTggatattttaatagaaaaaaatcattagcatTATTTTTACCTTTATGTCTTTGATTACTCTTAGAGTTAAATCTTTGTTAGGATAGACAAAAATGTTCCCATTAATGAGTTTTATATGTGAATATCCAATTTTAGTGATGCCACAAATATTCTAATTTCAGTCATGAAATGTTCCATGCCTAAGTTTCATAGACCCAGGTATCAGAAACATTTTGCTTTGTGGAAAAAAAGTAGTAATATGATGTGTTTGAAGAGCCTAAATACTGTGTTCTCTATGGACATTTAtcatgttcctttccttttcctctgtcCCATGTGTGTCTAGTGAGAGGTAGGTAAGCCCCCAATTACCTGCTGTGAACACCTATGGTGAATTCCTCAGTAGACAGCTTTCTGAGAGAGACTCAGAGCTAGAAGCATGGCAGATgctatattatttcatttctattagcaaaaattacatgaagttggcagatgttctttttaaaatatgtgatggAAATCACTTGGCTTGTATATCTCTAACAGGTGTGGTTCCCTGTGGAAGCTGAAGGTAAGGTTCCCTGTGGAAGCTGTAATGTGGTTCCAAAAGCTTCCTTAGTCAAACAAAACAGCATGGATTTGATACATCAAATAAGCCACCCTCCAAGGTTGAATATACACTTATTTTTCTGGATTAAGTCACCATCTTCAAAAAGCAGACTAAGTAATCACTTTTCTTAACCAAAGTCTACAAAAACTCTGTTAACAATGAAGTCATATGTGTGAGGAATAACTGAAGCTCATGCCCAGAAAACCAAGTGGCAGCCCAAAGATAACCTGTATGaagcaacaaaataaatgttaGACAAGAGCGTGATACCCAGATTGATCAGAGAACATATATGTCCATGACTCATGGAAGCTTATATATACAAATTATAACAACTAGCAACTTCATTATATTAAAACTTAGTTTCTTCCTATTAAAAGATAAgctttgctgggtggtggtggcacagtcctttaacccagcactcgggaggcagaggcaggtggatcactatgagtttgaggtcagcctgaggtCAGTTTGAggttcaaagctacagagaaaccctgtctcaaataacaaaaacaaaaggccttGTTCATTAAAATTAAGGAAGAGATATCACAAAGAATAGGTCTGTATATAATGAAAGTACTTTTTTTCAAAATGCAGTAATGGAAATGTCTCCTGAATCAACAAAAGGTTAAACAGAGTTAAGTATCTTAATGAATTGTTTAACATAATGAAATAGGGCCACATAAATTCACTCAAATAAATACAGAATAGAGTGTTCAAAAAGAATAggattttatttccttaaacacattttaattatttgtatttggAGAATTGTATTAGTAGATACAGTGTTTGTATCATTCCCACaccttcttttccctctcctctcagATTTCTCCCATGGCCACCTCCATTTTAAAGCCCCATGATTTGACAATGGAGTCCTGAGGTAGGAGCACAATTATCCCAGTTATGCAGCCTTGTTTGTCCAGTAAATCACAGAACCCATGATGTTTTCTGAAGCACAGTGGAGAGATGTATGATGTTGCAATGCCTGTGGTTTTCCCTAACAACAAGCCAGGTGTATAAAAGGCCCTCAGCAGATGGTCACAGTCAAACTCAAGGAAACCACTACTCATCTCCTCTCAAGAGTCCACTCCTGACACCATGTGTTACTATGGCAGATACTATGGAGGCCTGGGCTATGGCTATGGGGGCCTAGGCTATGGCTATGGCTGTGGCTATGGCTGTGGCTATGGTGGCTATGGTGGCTATGGTGGTTATGGTTATGGCTGCTGCCGCCCCTTGTGCTGTAGAAGATACTGGTCCTATGGCTTCTACTGAGGAGATTCTGTAGCTGCTCACTCCACCTTTCTTCCTGAAACTCATCATAAATTCCAACCTTATACTAAATTATCTGAGGAAGAGTAAACAAAATACAGCATGCCCATCATATTCCTCATTTACATGTTGACAGTGTGACAGCTTGCAGAGAAATTCTTCATTGTCTTCATAATGCCTTTGGAAAAATGAGACAGTTAGATACTTACTATGtattaaaatcatttctttttaaataaactatttcattgaaaatattgaTCCCTTTGGCTCTATTTAATGTTATCTGTTCATATGGAATGTATGTTTGTGGACTCCTGTCTGCTTGGTCACAACTGTGTGGGGTTTGGGGGTACAAAGGAAGAaagtgggagaaaagaaagaggagagacagaacATTCATCTTTTGATAGATATCTGCTTTGTTCTCGTATCTTCGCAGTTGTGAGTAATGCCACAATGAGTTTGCTAGTACAGATGTTTTTCTGAGGTCAAAGTCTTTTGTCTTCTAGCTGAAATTTCAGAAGTATCACAAGTTAGTTTTATGACTATTTGAGGAAGAGTCTACACAGTGTTTTCTACAATGGCTGTCATCATATGCGCTCTCACAGAAGACAGACTCGGCTTTCCTTCTCATGTTCTCTAACACCCATATGCTAAGACCCATTTTATTAACAGCTGTTGGCTACAGTCTTATAGTGTGTTTGATTTGTAATTTTGAGATATTAATGAAATGGAACCTTATTTAACCCTTGGGTCATCTGtgatttccttttgaaaaatgtCTACTCCAATCTCTGATCTTGTTAACATCAGCTTCCTGTCTTCCATCTATTCAGCTGGAGATATTTCCTAGTAATGGTTATTAATCtcctattttatatatatattggtcTTCTTTTCTGTTATGGATTGCTCTGTTGTATAAAGAGTCTTAGTTGGATATGATATGACTTTCCATTTTTGTTGTCTGTTTAAAAAGTCATAACCAAATTGATTCTGAGACTAAGCATTAGTTCTTTGAGGATTTAATAAACTGTGTTTGGATCATATTTACCCTTCTCCCCAATTTCCTCCAAGATCCACCCTACTTATTTTCCCATACCATAGTACTTTGAGTCCCTTTCTTGCTGAGCTAGCATTTTGAAGACAAAAAACTTTCCCTTTTGgggggataataataaaattatattaaacataCTTGTTTTATTTGTGCTGCTTATGTACTCTGGGAAGTGTGGGTATCCATGGGAGCATGGCTGACCTACCCAGAGTCACATGCCTAAAGAAACCATCTTCTAGCAGCTATCAGCTTCCAATAGTTCCTTAGCTAGTAGTGGGACCTTGTGCCCACCTCCTTTCTCCATGTTGggatttttctctattttaagcTTGCACAGATCTTGTGATGTTgccacagctgttgtgagttcacACATGCAGATTTCTAGCTTTGTCTGGAAAGCAATGtttacttgtatttatttatggtcTCTTGGTCTTACAGTCTGCTCTTCCCTCTTCTGTAAACAATGAAACCAGATCTTTGTGGAGTAGTGTATGATAAAGATGTCCCAATTATTGCTAAGTGTTCTGCAGTCCCTTATTTTCTGCTCATTGACCAGTAATGTGCCTTTGCCAGAGTCAACATCTGTGGCAAAAATAAGCTTCTTTGAAGAAGATTTAAGATGCACCAGTCAATGGACTTAATGGCAAGATATTGGTAGTCCTTAATATTGTATCCATTTTAGCAGTGTAGTAGTAGCAGATTTCCTCTAGGTCCAAACACATGTCCAGCCATAGATTCTTGACCGGAGAGTAGTGCAAAGTACAGATTTCATATTATGAAGTGTGCCCTAAATCACTTGGAAACTGGTCATTTATTCCCAACCTGTTCCTACAACTATTGAACTAGTGGGCTTATCTTGATAGGCCAGATATTACTGTGGCTTACAAGGTTTATAGCTGCATAAGGCCCATGGCTACTTTCCCCCTTACTTAGCATACATAGAAGTTTTCAGAATTAAGGAATCTTGCTAGTAGGGCTAAAGCTTCTGTGGAATTACCTGGTTATTTTCCATGTTCTGTGACTCACAGATTTGCGGTCTTCAGCAATGAGATCTTACCATCAAGTCTTAGAAACTAAATAAGATGATAGGGAAAAGTCTGTCATTTTGGGGGTGTCTATGGGATCTTTATAGCAAACAATTGTGGAAAGGGTAACCCATTCTTGGTAATGGGCACTTGTTTCTTAGCCTGTAGTAACTTCTTTTAGGTTCTTCTCTTTCATGCCCTCCTGCCCCCATTCCTGGTGCACTTTTATGCCTTACACATTTATATTACTCCATTCTATCTTTACTCTCTTTCCAAGTTCTGCTCCCAACATGTCCTCTTAGGAATTTTCTGATATCTACAgttctgtaaaaataaatatggcATGATGCTGACATAACAATAGACTTATTGTTTATGGAACCTGATAGAGAAGAAAGTTGGGAAAGCACTAGAAATTATTGCATAAGGAAAGACTTTCAGGCTAGAAATCCAAAAGTACAGATGTTAATACCAACAATTGATTCACAGGACCTCATAATGCTAAGGTTTCTGTACAGCAAATGATACCATTATTTGAGTGAAGAAGCATCCTATATAATGGAAAAATCTTTAATGACTATACTTCAATAGAAGCCTGGTTTCTAAACctgcacacattttttttttttacagtgtacaggattattccacagcactccGAGGAGCTCTAACTCCAGTACTTTTGCTTGCTAGGCCATGCTTTACCGACTGAGCTCTCACTCAGCCTCATCATTactttctctgtctttattctTTAACTTTCTAATTCTTCAGTGTTTTCATCATCCAGTGACAGAAGACAGAGGAATGCGCTCCAATAAACCCATGCATGAAGCTCATAGAGTGAACATGGAAAGAGGGAAATATAGAAGAATTAGAAACTTTTTCACATCATTTTTAGTGAAATAATGTTCTTACCccctgcaaaaaataaaataaaatacacacagaactcaaaaactaaacatcaagaaaataaaggatTCAATTATAAAATAGGATGTAGAATCAAACTGTTCTGCATTGTTAACTAACAGATAAACGGAAATGAAAACTACCTGATATTTcttcttactccagtcagaatggatAAGATGAAAAACACAACTGACTACAGATGCTGATGTATGTGGATTTAGAGAAAGGAAACACTTTATTTTCTGCTCATGGGAGTGCAAGCTGTCTCAACCACTCTAGAAGTCAGAATGGAAGCTCCTCACAATTTAGAAAGAGATCTAATACATGATTCAGATATAATACCAGGGTTGGCTGCACACATGCTACTACAGGGTTACCTCTGTTTCCATATTCATTGCTGCCCTACTCACAGCGTCCAAGAAAtgggagcaacctagatgacgATCTACAGCTGAAAGCATAGTGCAAAACATTATATTTACTCAGTGTGATATTATTTAGCtctcaataaaatgaaattatgcaaTTTTAGATAAACAGATCTGTAAATATTCATTCTGAATGAAGTGACCCAAACACAGATACACCAAtatcatgtgttttctctcatttctgaATGTTAGCTTTGACTTTCATACATGTGAATTTAATTTGGAATATGTAAGGCAGTTTTATACAAGTTCTGTTGATTGAAGTTTATGTTTATtccattcatttaaaattttatttttattcattatttggtTTCATATATAGTCTTTTCCTATATATGAACGATTGATTTTgtttataatgataataattatgTAACTGGAAGTGTTTGTGGATCCAGAGAATTCCAGGTTAGGTGCTTTAAATCTGAAGGAAATTGTATTCTCATGAAAACATGCTCTTCTCATGAAAATATGATGAACACATCATATTTACCATGATGTGTTCTCATTTCcaatatttgtttctttgagtATTATACTCCCTGAACTGATCATATTTAATAGATATGTTTTGCTTTATACAACATGtattttgataaatttttaaaagtttcaaaacCATGCCTTCTAATGAAGCCTTTGCACTATTAATACGAATACTACAGCCTTTACATAAAAACTGAGACAAAGAAAGTGTATGTGGCTTACTTGATCAAATTTAAGGAGTCTGTAGAGTTATTTTTTAGAGGGGACAATACTCAGGATTGTTTCTGAAGTTTTGTGCATACAAGGCAAAGGTCCCATCACTGGAGAATGTCCATGGGAATtgatgttggtgtgtgtgtgtttgtagtaggcacacatacataagtTGGTGGTTGGGCGAATATGACTAGAGGTCAGGGAAGAAATTTCCTATCTTGTTCTCTCTCAACAAACTTTACTCCTGTGAGACAGATTCCATCACTGCACATGCAATTTGCCTGTTTGCCTGACAACAGGAAAACCTTAGAAGTCCTCCTGTTTCTTAAACCTACAGCACCGATGTGACAACACtaagctttttatgtggattcagGGATTTGAACTAATGTGCTTCTGTTTTCACAGCAGGTATTCTTACCTAGTGAGATATCTCCAGCTGTCTGCTTAACTGATAAACGGTGTCACTGCTCTCCTGCAAAGTCATGTGTGAGAGCACATGTAtgtcctgattaaaaaaaaataagacattaatCAGAGTTGACTTTGGATTACTCACACAATCATAGTGCATTTCAAAGTGACATATCCTCAACATCATCACATGGGCTCACAAAGAGAAACATGGAATATGTATAGTTTCCACACAAGTGGTATTTATTTTCTGATGATTTTAAAACAACATGCAGGAAAACGATGTGGTCAGGAATATATCTAAATATGTTGACACTTGCCAACAAGTTACAGATAATGTAACCAATTGTTGACTTACTTGTGGAAAATGACAGAAATGTACTCTCTCAGGTAAGATGGatttcaaataacaaaacaaaataacaggaaagaaaacacaaagacctTCTTGCCGAGTAAGGAAAACCTAGTAAACATAAAAAGGAGAAGACCGAAAATTAATGATTTATGTCATCTGTCAGAATTATGTCATGTATTTACTCAACTAAATAAAGAATGCCTCAGAGTTTTGGCAACTGAATCAGGATGCACAATCTGGCCATGGCCATGTGATGTATGGACACAATTATGTCAGTTATGCATCCTTGTGTACTCATAAATCACAATCCATGATGTTTTCAAAGCAAAGAGGAGACATGTGATGCTGTAATGTCTGTGGTTTTGCCAAGAACTATCCAGGTATATAAAAGCCTGCTGATGAATGGTGGCATCCATACTCAAGAACCTTACTGTTCTCGTAACTGATCACCAGTAACTCATTCCCATTTACTGACACCATGTGTTACTATGGCAGATACTATGGAGGCCTGGGCTATGGCTATGGTGGCCTAGGCTATGGCTATGGCTGTGGCTATGGCTGTGGCTCTGGTGGCTATGGTTATGGCTGCTACCGCCCACTGTGCTATAGAAGATATTGGTCTTGTGGCTTCTACTGATGAATTTCTACAGCTGCCCAGTCTCTAGGCTGTAACCACCTTTCCTACTGGAAATATCTAGACGTTTTCCCCCATCAAAAATTCCTAGGTTCAAGTTTCCTATTATACTTAGCTTCCTGAGTAAATTAAATGAAGTACAACACTCCTATCTTCCTTTTTACCTTCAGTTTGTCCTGATGATGGCTTGCAGAATTCTTTGATGTCTACATATTGCCTTGTGTAATGTGAGCCAGTTGGAATCTCATCTTCTGTGTAAAAAAATACATGcttttaaataaactatttaattgagaatattttgtatttaaagtctccattgttttcagaaatatgcttctgtgtttgtgtctaCTTTGTCACACATATGAGCTGTTTGTGGATGAATGGCAAAGGAGTAGgccaggaagagggagaagacaaAGAAACCAGAAGGAGAATGAGGCATTTATTATAAACATTCATCTATTGATACACATTTAGGTTGTTCTCATAgcctttttttattaaatataaaatttgatgTCATTTAGAATTAAGTAAGTTTGATTTTGCTATTAAATACAACTGAGGTATATGACATATTATCTTCTCTAATTTGTAAAATTTAGTTTTGTTCTCTTTTCGTTAGTTTTTTAAGTATCCATTTGATGTAATTTGATCATGTCAATACCTGACCCCTCTGCTTCCAAGTCCATACCTCCTTCACTACTCACCCAACATTTGTactcttttaaaacaaagaagcaaaacaaaacaaagcccccaaaaatcaaacaaaaaaatcaagtacagctgctgtgaattcatgtgtaCAGTTGCCCCACCTTGTCCAGAAAAGACTATTTCCTAACACTCAGCCCTCACTTTATGACTCTTAAAATAgttctatttcctttcttcttcactgaTCTTTAGTACTTGAGAAGATAGACTGTGATATGCATGTCCTGTTTAATGATAGGCATTCCCTAGTGtcttattttctgtgctttgatCATTTGTGGGTCTTCGTGTTAATCAGTATCTTCTGAAAAATATTTCCATGATGAGGGTTGGAAGATACTGGTCTTTGGGTATAATTATAAGCCATTGAGAGTCATTCAATCCACAACTTTTCTATCATGAGAAACATCACAATGAATTTGGTAGTCGTGGACCTATCTTTGAGACCAAATTCTTTTGTCTGCTAGTTATAATTTCAGGTACAATAAGTAAGTTCTATGATCATTTGACAGTAGTCTATACCAATGTTTCTGCAATGCCTGTCATTATGCACAGTCTCAATGGTGTCCAGAGTTCCTCTTTATTTCACATGTTCCCTGGCACccattttctctctgtagccatTTCACTATGGTAAGTCAGCTGGTGTCACTCAAAAGGatctttctccctttttattagtttttttgtgaatttcatacaatatattttgatcatagccatccccccaactcttcccatatCTAGTCTTCCCTCTTCTCAAAatccagtctttaaaaaaattcattaaattCAATGTGTGCTGTTCATATAGCCATGGTTCTATGGGCTTCATTGGAGGATGAAGAGGCTGTACCCTTAAAGAAACCCAGCTTTCCTGATATCAGCagctatcaactgccaatagtGCCTTATGTAGAGATAGAACTTTTATGCTACCTTCCTTTCTGTGGTTGGGTTTTGTCAGGCACATATATATTTTTGTCTGTGCTATCTCAACTGCTATGGACTGATCCATGCAGTTATTCTGCTATGTCCAGAAAACATGGTTTCCTCAGTCACCTAAACATTTTGGCTTAGGGAATCTTTCTGTTGTCTCCATAGTGATCCTTGAACCTTGTGTGGAGAATGTATAATATAGATGTCCCACTTAGATCAGTGCATTCTGCAGTATGTCATCTACCGACCTGGATCACTTGTGGGTCTCCACATTGTTGTCTGTTGTCAAAAGAAGCTTCCCTGAAGATAGTTTAGAGATACTAATTTATGGGTATAAAGGTGTTTGGGGAGTCAATTTAATACTATGATcatttagcagagtaatagtaCTAGTTTATTTTGGACCTATGACCTATTTAGCATCAGGTTTTCTTTAGCTCAACAACAGTGTCAGATACTTGTTTTATCTCAGGAAGCTGGACTGAGATGCActcag
This genomic stretch from Cricetulus griseus strain 17A/GY chromosome 4, alternate assembly CriGri-PICRH-1.0, whole genome shotgun sequence harbors:
- the LOC100753465 gene encoding keratin-associated protein 20-2-like → MCYYGRYYGGLGYGYGGLGYGYGCGYGCGSGGYGYGCYRPLCYRRYWSCGFY
- the LOC113830628 gene encoding keratin-associated protein 20-2-like gives rise to the protein MCYYGRYYGGLGYGYGGLGYGYGCGYGCGYGGYGGYGGYGYGCCRPLCCRRYWSYGFY